The uncultured Cohaesibacter sp. region GCCTCGTTTCGCCTGATTGAATTTGAACCATCAATTCAAATAACGATCAAAGGCGAATTTACATGAAAAAGACGTTTCTTTTTGCAGCAACTCTGCTGCTGACAGCTCCCCTTGCGTTGGGGCCGAGGGCGCATGCCCATGATGGTGCAACAGGCATTGTCGAAGAACGTATGCATTCAATGAAGGAAATGGGCAAAGCTGTGCGCGCACTCAAAGCTATGGTGCAAGAGCCAGAGTCTTATGATGCACAGGCTGTCCGCAAACAGGCTCGGCTTATCAAACAGCTCGCTGGTCAAAATCTCATCGACCAGTTTCCTGAAGGATCACTGCAAAAGCCCACCCACGCCAAGCCGGAAATATGGGCTGACTGGGAGCGTTTTTCTCAGTTGTCCAGCCAGCTAGAAAGCTATGCAGGCGGGTTAGCACTTACGGCGGACAATGGGCTGATGATGGATGGTTCCATGATGGAAGGAGCTGGGCATATGGAGAATATGATGGGCACAGATGTCCCTGCGTCCGATCAACTCGGCCAGATGCCAGCCGACGGCGTCTTCACCATGATGGTTGAGACTTGTGCTGCCTGCCACATGGAATTCCGGGCCAGAAAACCATAAAGCTTGGCCTTTTTCTTATTTTCAAAACGAGAATGTGTCCGTGACGCTCAACTTTTGCACTGAAGTATACGGACACCATGATACCGACATCAAAGATGCACCGCGCTTCCCGCACGCCATCTTTGGTTCGCCTATTGGAAAGCGACAATGAAGCTAAATAGACGTAATTTTTGCAAGCTTGGTGCGGGTGCCGCCGCCGCCACAGCGCTCACTCCCTATCATTTTGCCCTTGCGCAAACAGAAGACGGTTTTCTGGAAATTCGCGCCAGAAAGGCCGAACAGTCCCTTTATCCTGATCGTCCGAAATCTGCTGTCTGGACCTATAACGGCACGGCGCCCGGACCGGAAATCCGTGTCAAACAGGGGGAACGAGTGAAGGTGCGTTTCATCAATAATCTGGATGAACCATCCTCCATTCACTGGCATGGCGTGCGCATCGAAAACGCCATGGATGGAGCGTCAGGTTTGACGCAAGACGCGGTCAAACCCGGAGAACGATTTGAA contains the following coding sequences:
- a CDS encoding cytochrome c produces the protein MKKTFLFAATLLLTAPLALGPRAHAHDGATGIVEERMHSMKEMGKAVRALKAMVQEPESYDAQAVRKQARLIKQLAGQNLIDQFPEGSLQKPTHAKPEIWADWERFSQLSSQLESYAGGLALTADNGLMMDGSMMEGAGHMENMMGTDVPASDQLGQMPADGVFTMMVETCAACHMEFRARKP